The Deltaproteobacteria bacterium DNA segment AAAGAACGATGGGGAGCCCCTCCGTCCACGACCGTCAGGGTCACATCCTCGGGAAGATAGGTGAGGGCCTGAAGAAGGTAAAGCAGCCCTTTTTTACGGTCTTCCGAATTGCCGACGAAGATTAAACTTTTTTCTTTTTTAGCCAAGCCGGGAATAGGAGCAAATTCCTGACCGTCCAAGCCGTTATAGACCACGCGAATTTTTTCCGGAGCAACGCCAAAAGCACGCGTAATTTCGCGGGCGGAATCTTGGGAAACGGTTATGATCCGGTCTAACCGATTACTGACGATTCTTTGCATAAGCAGCGGGTAATACAGGACTCGCTTTACTTTCTGTTTCAGATTCGAGGGCTGCTCGAACCAGGTAGCTCGGTCTATGGAAAGGGGATGGTGTAGGGTAGAGACCACAGGCATACCCAGCAACTTCCAGAGAAGCATCCCATAACCCAAGCATTGATTGTCATGGAGAATGTCAAAGTGGTGGGTCTTGGCCAATTCTAAAAGTTTGAAGAAGGCTCGAAAGCTAAAGGCTTTGATCTCTGGAAAGACACCGAAACGGGAAGCGCTAAATTCGTAAAAATGGAGAGGGGAAAAAATTTTGAAAGGGTTCGCGGGCGGGAGAAAATCTTTTTTCTTTCCGAAGAAATTGAAATTATCCACCCGATGCACGAAAGCGCCTTTGAGAAACAAAGGCCAGGGAGGACCCACGATGACATGTACTTCATGCCCAAGTTTCACCAACTCGTTGGCCAAATAGGTCAGGTAAATTCCCTGGCCGCCGCAATAGGGATTTCCCCGATAACTCAATAAACCAATCTTCAAAGCATTCTCCCTTACACCCTACACCCTTCCGTTTATAAGTTCCTTATAGACCTCCACGGTTCGTTCAGCCACCTTGGCCCAGGTAAATAGATTTTCCACGCGTTGCCTGCCCAGGACCCCCATTTTTTTTCTGCTGGCTTCATCCTGGAGAACCTTTAAAATGGCCGCTGCCAAAGCCTGGGGGTCTCGGGGAGGAACGAGGATGCCCGCCCCTTCCTTGCCTACAACTTCTGGCAGAGCACCTGCGTGGGTGGCCACGACAGGAGTGCCGCAGGCCATGGACTCCGCCGCTGGCAGTCCGAAGCCTTCGTAAAGAGAAGGTAGGACCACGACTTCCGAAGAAGTGTAGAAGCGACGTAGGCTTTCCGCGGAAACTTTCCCTGTAAAGGCAACTCGGGAAGTCAGTCCAAGTTTTTGGGTAAGGTGGGGAGCATAAGTTTTGAAGGGTGCTCCTTCATCAACAACGGTTAAAGTAACGGAATCCGGAAGCAAGGTCATGGCGTGCAAGAGGTAAAAGATCCCTTTTTTGGAGTCATCGGTATTGCCCACAAAGAGGAGGCTTTGGGGCTTCTTGGGTTCGCCATTCGCTGGCTGGAAAAAATCTGCGTCCAGCCCGTTGTAGACCATACGAATTCTGCGGGGGGAAACTCCAAAGGCGCGCTGGATCTCCCGGGCTGTCTCGCTGGAAGAGGTGATTACCCGGTCACAACGCTGGATTACTCGGCGCTGCATGCCGAGAGGGTAAAAGACGACCGTGTAATATTTTTCCTTAAAATTGCGGTCACGTTCTAAGCTGGCTTGGAAGTCGATCGTCAAGGGATGGTGGACCGTAGTGACGAGAGGTAATCGAAAACGTTTCATCAATAAAAGCCCGTATCCCAAGGACTGCACATCGTGGAGGATTGCGAATTTCTGATGGAGAGTGATTTTTTTAAGCAGGACAAAGGTCCGGATGCTGAAGATAAGCATCTCCGGGAAAAAACCCAAGCGGGTTGAGGCCAATTCAAAAAAATTGAGCGGTTGAAAAATTCGCCAGGGAGCAGAAGGAGGGAGAAAATTTTTGCGCACGCCCCATAGATTCAGGTTTTCCACGGGGATAACCTCTGCCCAGGGCATAGGCCAGGGTTCTGGGGGTCCAACCAGAATCGTCAGAGAATGCCCCATACGGGCCAGCTCCCGGGATAAAAAGTAGAGATACCCTCCCTGGCCACCGCAATAGGGGTTCCCCCTGTAGCAGAAGAGACAAATCTTCATTGGGCGGTCTTACGCCAGCCTTTCTTCCGGTGCCTGCTTGCCTTATACGGCTGGTTGCTGATCGTTTTCAGCTGGGGACTTTCCAGAAGGTTCAGGCGCTGTCGGAGTGGTCTTGATGGTCAAAATCGTCCAGCCGATCCAAAAACCAAGAGCCAGAATGCCTAAAAAGCCAATAATCACGGGTATGGCTAAAGCCCAATAACTCTGGATGGAGATCCCCCACAAGAAAACCATGGCGGCACCAATAATGGCAATACACAAAAAAGCACCCCAAAGGCGGGAAGTATCAGCCATTCGCTTCGCTCCTTTCTCGACCTGGAAAATTATTTAGAGGCTTTCCAGTTATGATCAACACATCGCCCCACTGGGGATGCCGGGAAGCGATGTGGTCGAATACTTTGAGGATAATCAAGGCTAAAGGCCGGGGAATGATTTTTAAAGTGTTGGCCCAACGGGGAAAACCCCAGAAAAGGGAAACCCCCTGGATATTTTCAACCTGCAGATATCTTTGGGCGAGGGTTATAATAGATAAGTAATCAAACTTGAAGGTATGATCGACGGGAATTTCCCAAATGTGCGGGCGAGGAATTTCCCTGCCTAAAAAGCGCTGAAAGATACGGTTTAGTTTCTTAGCCAGCGAGCAGCTCAAACTCTCGAAATTGGCCACGGAAATAACCACTTTTCCCCTCGGGTCGACTACGCGGCACATTTCAGATACGGCCAGATCCGGATTGCCAAAATGATCAATCGCCCCCTTGCAGACCACACGCGAAAAGGCGTTGTTCCGGAAAGGGAGGTCTTCAGCCAAGCTACTTATCAGCTTGACTACTTCTCCAGAATTCTTTACCCAGTCCTTGGCCTTGCGGAGCATGATCCGGGAAGGTTCACAACCAAAGAGAACTCCTCCTCTTTTGGCCAGGGAAGTGGCATCGATCCCCCGACCACACCCTACATCCAAAATCCGATGACCATTTTTGGATTGCGCTGCTCCGAGGGTTTTTTCGGTCATGCGCTGGAAGACAAATTCTGTATCGAGCGAGAGAACCGCAGGCAGGACATCATCGTCATTCCATTCCAGATCTATTTGACGCGAGAAGGTCTTCCCCTTCTCGGGGTCAGGATTTTCAGGCACTAGGCTCCCCTGCGGCAGAAACCGCCTTGCTCTTGTGGTGACCTTGCAAGGATTTGCTCCGAGCCAAGGCAAGTTCTACGATGCGGCCGACGAAATCGGCATAGGTAAGACCCGCTGATTTAGCCGAACGAATTATTCCCGCATCCGGTGAAATATCCGGGTTGGCATTGATCTCCAGGACATAAGGAATTCCATCGTGGCTGAGCCGGATGTCCACTCGGGCGTAATCGCGACATTCCATGACGCGATAAGTCTGAAGGGATACGCGCAAAACTTCCTTTTCCATTGCCGGGGAAAGAACCGCAGGACAGCGGGGAACCGTGTGGCAAAATTCCTGACTGTCTTCTTTCCATTTCGCTGAATAACTGCAAATTTTCGGTAACCCAGGAGGCAGGGAGGAAAAATCGATCTCGGATATGGGGAAGAGCTGTGGGTCTTCGTTTCCAAGAATGGAAACATTCAACTCCCGGCCTTCGATGAATTCTTCGACCAAAACGGATTGTCCGTACTCCTGGTAGATTTTTTGAATCTGTTTCCTCAGAGCCCCTTCATTCGGGACAAAGGCATCGTTGTCGATGCCTAAACTGGCGTCTTCGCACAGGGGCTTGACAATGAGCGGAAAATGTAACCCAGTCAGCAGGTCATCTTTTCCGGGTTGCCAAACTCGGTAGGGTGGGGTGGGAATATGATGGTGCGCGAGGATCGTTTTGGTCTTCCCCTTATCTTGCGATAAACCCAGGACAAAGGCAGGAGATCCGGTAAAAGGGAGGTCCAAAAGTTCAAGAAGGGCGGCGATGTTCATCTCCAGCCGGGTTTGGCCGAAAAATTCTTCGCAGAGGTTGAAGACCAAATCCGCCTTCGCGGTAAGAATTTCTTCCAGTAGAGTTGGCAATTTTTTTTCGGCTTCCAGGGAGGCGATGTAATAACCCAAAGAACTCAAGGCCTTCTGAATAGCCTGGAAGCGGGATCGAACCGCCCGCCGACCGATGCGGTCAGGAGAGCCGTCGGGATAGAAAGGATGAGGAAGGCTATAGAGAATCAGAATGGATGCTTTGCTCATGGCTGTAATCCAACTCTCTGGCAGGCAATCTCCAATACCCGGTTTATCAGGTCCCCGTAGGCTAATCCGGCGGTTCGAGCGGCCTTGGGAAAACAGGAGTTGGCATCGGGGTTGGGCAGGATTCCGGGCAGCGGGTTCAGCTCCAGGATATTGGGCTCGCCCGAGTCATCCAGGCGGATATCAATTCGGCACCAATCCCGACAGCGTAAGGCCGAAAAGGCTGCTTGGCACACGTTTTGAATTTTTCTACGCAGACGGGGTGATACTTTCGCTGGGCAGGTAAAAATTTCCAGAGGTCTCTCCACCGTGTCCCAGATCCACTTGGCTTCATAGGAGTAAATGGGGTTGATGTCCGGGGGTAATTGCTCAAAGAGGATTTCCACTATGGGGAGCATTTCCAGGTCTGGACCGTTGCCCAATAGAGCAACCGTGAACTCCCGGCCCGGAAGATATTTCTCCACCAATGCCGGCTGGCGGTACTTGGTTAAAATCGTGGATACTTGCTCCTTCAGTTGTTTTGACGTGCGCACTAGGGCCTTGTTGCCGATGCCTTTACTCGATCCTTCCCAGAGGGGTTTGACCATCAAGGGAAAAGGGGGCAGGTTCTTCATTCCCTTAATATCATGGACGACCACGAAGGGGGGGGTAGAAATTCCGTGGTAGCTCAGTACTTC contains these protein-coding regions:
- a CDS encoding glycosyltransferase family 4 protein, with product MKIGLLSYRGNPYCGGQGIYLTYLANELVKLGHEVHVIVGPPWPLFLKGAFVHRVDNFNFFGKKKDFLPPANPFKIFSPLHFYEFSASRFGVFPEIKAFSFRAFFKLLELAKTHHFDILHDNQCLGYGMLLWKLLGMPVVSTLHHPLSIDRATWFEQPSNLKQKVKRVLYYPLLMQRIVSNRLDRIITVSQDSAREITRAFGVAPEKIRVVYNGLDGQEFAPIPGLAKKEKSLIFVGNSEDRKKGLLYLLQALTYLPEDVTLTVVDGGAPHRSFAPLLTEKYKIGHRVHFTGKIGSEDLVRFYCRAEIAVVPSLYEGFGFPAAEAMACELPVVASTAGALPEVVGNDGAGILVPPRNAPALAQAINDLLQDAGLRWRMGQAARRRVLSLFTWENAAQQMVEVYKEAIDAHR
- a CDS encoding glycosyltransferase family 4 protein; the protein is MKICLFCYRGNPYCGGQGGYLYFLSRELARMGHSLTILVGPPEPWPMPWAEVIPVENLNLWGVRKNFLPPSAPWRIFQPLNFFELASTRLGFFPEMLIFSIRTFVLLKKITLHQKFAILHDVQSLGYGLLLMKRFRLPLVTTVHHPLTIDFQASLERDRNFKEKYYTVVFYPLGMQRRVIQRCDRVITSSSETAREIQRAFGVSPRRIRMVYNGLDADFFQPANGEPKKPQSLLFVGNTDDSKKGIFYLLHAMTLLPDSVTLTVVDEGAPFKTYAPHLTQKLGLTSRVAFTGKVSAESLRRFYTSSEVVVLPSLYEGFGLPAAESMACGTPVVATHAGALPEVVGKEGAGILVPPRDPQALAAAILKVLQDEASRKKMGVLGRQRVENLFTWAKVAERTVEVYKELINGRV
- a CDS encoding methyltransferase domain-containing protein; protein product: MPENPDPEKGKTFSRQIDLEWNDDDVLPAVLSLDTEFVFQRMTEKTLGAAQSKNGHRILDVGCGRGIDATSLAKRGGVLFGCEPSRIMLRKAKDWVKNSGEVVKLISSLAEDLPFRNNAFSRVVCKGAIDHFGNPDLAVSEMCRVVDPRGKVVISVANFESLSCSLAKKLNRIFQRFLGREIPRPHIWEIPVDHTFKFDYLSIITLAQRYLQVENIQGVSLFWGFPRWANTLKIIPRPLALIILKVFDHIASRHPQWGDVLIITGKPLNNFPGRERSEANG
- a CDS encoding ATP-grasp domain-containing protein — its product is MSKASILILYSLPHPFYPDGSPDRIGRRAVRSRFQAIQKALSSLGYYIASLEAEKKLPTLLEEILTAKADLVFNLCEEFFGQTRLEMNIAALLELLDLPFTGSPAFVLGLSQDKGKTKTILAHHHIPTPPYRVWQPGKDDLLTGLHFPLIVKPLCEDASLGIDNDAFVPNEGALRKQIQKIYQEYGQSVLVEEFIEGRELNVSILGNEDPQLFPISEIDFSSLPPGLPKICSYSAKWKEDSQEFCHTVPRCPAVLSPAMEKEVLRVSLQTYRVMECRDYARVDIRLSHDGIPYVLEINANPDISPDAGIIRSAKSAGLTYADFVGRIVELALARSKSLQGHHKSKAVSAAGEPSA
- a CDS encoding D-alanine--D-alanine ligase; translation: MKVGLCFNLKKPSEDPSADDLYAEWDDEETIEAVRSALAGKHQVILVEGVEDAFEKFRKFRPDIVFNIAEGLHGVSRELQIPAMLEMLRIPYTGSDPLTLALCLDKSLAKEVLSYHGISTPPFVVVHDIKGMKNLPPFPLMVKPLWEGSSKGIGNKALVRTSKQLKEQVSTILTKYRQPALVEKYLPGREFTVALLGNGPDLEMLPIVEILFEQLPPDINPIYSYEAKWIWDTVERPLEIFTCPAKVSPRLRRKIQNVCQAAFSALRCRDWCRIDIRLDDSGEPNILELNPLPGILPNPDANSCFPKAARTAGLAYGDLINRVLEIACQRVGLQP